From the bacterium genome, one window contains:
- a CDS encoding ribose-phosphate pyrophosphokinase, whose protein sequence is MDSCLIFSGNSNKNLAENICKYLNKEIGKINIYRFKDGEICVKIEENVRGKDVFVIQSTCPPVNENLMELLIILDALRRASSKRITAVLPYFGYARQDRKDQPRVPITAKLIANLIVSAGANRILTMDLHAPQIQGFFDIPVDHLFAAPIVISYLEEKVFDKLVVVAPDVGGVKMARAFAKRLDASLAIVDKRRESPDKVEVTHVIGEVKGKKVIIVDDMISTGNTIIEAADILIKGGAIEVYGCASHAVFSEDTIEKLNNSNLKEIIITNTIPHLSLPPKFKILSVSSLLGEAIKRIHLETSISSLFI, encoded by the coding sequence ATGGACAGTTGTTTAATTTTTTCAGGAAATTCAAATAAAAATTTAGCCGAAAATATATGTAAATATCTGAATAAAGAAATAGGGAAAATTAACATTTATAGATTTAAAGATGGAGAAATTTGTGTAAAAATTGAGGAAAATGTAAGAGGAAAAGATGTTTTTGTAATCCAATCAACCTGTCCACCTGTAAATGAAAATCTTATGGAACTGCTTATTATTCTTGATGCTTTAAGAAGAGCATCTTCTAAAAGAATTACTGCTGTTTTACCATATTTTGGATATGCAAGACAGGATAGGAAAGACCAACCGAGAGTTCCCATAACAGCAAAACTTATTGCAAATCTTATTGTATCGGCAGGTGCTAATAGAATTCTTACTATGGATTTACATGCTCCACAAATACAGGGATTTTTTGATATACCTGTTGACCATCTTTTTGCTGCTCCTATTGTAATTAGTTATTTAGAAGAAAAAGTATTTGATAAGTTGGTTGTTGTTGCTCCCGATGTTGGAGGAGTAAAAATGGCAAGGGCTTTTGCAAAAAGATTAGATGCTTCATTGGCAATTGTGGATAAAAGAAGAGAAAGTCCTGATAAAGTTGAGGTAACTCATGTTATAGGAGAAGTAAAAGGTAAAAAAGTAATTATTGTAGATGATATGATTTCAACAGGTAATACAATAATTGAAGCAGCAGACATATTGATTAAAGGTGGTGCTATTGAGGTTTACGGATGTGCTTCACATGCGGTTTTTTCAGAAGATACAATAGAAAAATTAAATAACTCAAACTTAAAAGAAATTATAATAACCAACACAATACCACACTTATCTTTACCACCTAAATTTAAAATTTTAAGTGTGTCTTCTTTACTTGGAGAAGCAATTAAAAGAATCCACTTAGAAACATCAATTAGTTCATTATTTATTTAA